A DNA window from Streptomyces parvus contains the following coding sequences:
- the sigM gene encoding RNA polymerase sigma factor SigM — MDSVPPEAPSDSDLLAQHVAGDPDAFGELVRRHRDRLWAVALRTLGDREEAADAVQDALVKAFRAAHTFRGQSAVTTWFHRITVNACLDRVRKAASRKTSPVDDTERLDQLLEPHESAEAPAVRQDLHRQLQKALDTLPAEQRAALVLVDMQGYPVAEAASILEVPAGTVKSRCARGRARLAPLVRHLRAETGGRTPGEANNADGRNQTHEASVPPASGPRDAGASDPAGTKGGGGHP; from the coding sequence GTGGATTCCGTTCCACCAGAGGCACCGAGCGACTCGGACCTGCTGGCCCAGCATGTGGCGGGCGACCCCGACGCGTTCGGTGAACTCGTACGGCGACACCGCGACCGGCTCTGGGCCGTGGCACTGCGGACCCTGGGGGACAGGGAGGAAGCGGCCGACGCCGTCCAGGACGCCCTCGTCAAGGCCTTCCGCGCCGCCCACACCTTCCGCGGCCAGTCCGCCGTCACCACCTGGTTCCACCGGATCACCGTCAACGCCTGCCTCGACCGGGTACGCAAGGCCGCCTCCCGCAAGACGTCCCCCGTGGACGACACCGAACGGCTCGATCAGCTCCTGGAGCCCCACGAATCCGCCGAGGCCCCCGCCGTGCGGCAGGACCTCCACCGTCAGCTCCAGAAAGCCCTGGACACACTGCCCGCCGAACAGCGGGCTGCCCTGGTCCTCGTCGATATGCAGGGCTACCCCGTCGCGGAGGCCGCCAGCATCCTGGAAGTGCCGGCCGGCACCGTGAAGAGCCGGTGCGCCCGGGGCCGGGCGAGACTGGCGCCCCTGGTCCGCCATCTGCGCGCGGAAACCGGGGGACGGACCCCCGGCGAGGCGAACAACGCGGACGGAAGGAACCAGACGCACGAAGCATCCGTCCCACCTGCGTCAGGCCCCAGAGACGCAGGAGCAAGCGATCCTGCCGGTACGAAGGGAGGAGGTGGGCACCCGTGA